Within the Parafrankia discariae genome, the region GGGTGGTGGCGAAACTGACCGGCGTCGACGAGTCCGCCCGCAGCCTGCGCTTCTTCGCCGACCAGGGGCGGGTGATCACCGCCCTGGTCGGCCTGTCGGTCATCGGTTCGGTCGCGGTCGCGGCCGGCCCGTTCCTGCTGCGCCACCTCATCGACGACTCCCTGCCCACCGGACAGGTCGGCGACCTCGTCGTCCCGGTCCTTCTCCTGTGCGTCCTGCTGGTGTTCGAGTCGGCCGTGCTTGCCACCCGAATGGCACTCATCGCCCGACTCGGCGCCGTGATCACAGTGCGGACCCGGCAGGCGATCAACGCCCATCTGCAACGCCTGCCCTTCGGCTTCTTCCCCCGCAGTCAGCAGGGCGAGGTGATGACGGTGATGTCCACCGACGTCATCACCGCCCAGTACGCGGTCTCCGCCGTTGTCCAGGCGGTGATCTGCCGGGTGGCGGACATCGCCGTCGGTACCGCCGTCGTCTTCGTGCTGGACTGGCGGCTCAGCCTGGCCGTCATGGTCTTCGCCCCCGCCACACTCCTGATCATGAAATCCGGTCGTCGCCGTCTCGCCGGCATCTCCCACCGTCAGCGAGAGCTCGACGGCCAGCTCATGGCCCAGGTGGCGGACACCTCCTCGGTCTCGGGCGCGCTGCACGTCCGGCTGTTCGACCGGGCGGACCACGAATGCGACCGCTTCGACGCCGCCGCCGCCGAACTGCTGGACGCCAGCCGCGAGCAGGCCCAGCTGACCTCGCGGGTTCGCCTCGTCGTGAACCTCGGCATCGTCATGACGATGACGGTGGTCGTCACCCTCGGCGCCTGGCTGGTCTCCACCGGACACACCTCGCTCGGTACCGTCGCCGCGCTCGGTGGGGCGCTCCTCGTCTCCTTCGGCCCGCTCGCCTCCGCCGTCGAGCTCCGTTCCGAGCTCTCCAGCGCCGGCGCGTCGTTCCGTCGGATCTTCGCCCTGCTCGACCTCCCGGCGGACACCGCGGGCCCTGCGGTAATCGCGGACTCTCCGCGGGTCCCCGCCGCGTCGGCGCCGGATCTCACCCTTGACGACATCTGGTTCTCCTATGACATCGCCACCACCACCCTGGACGGCGACGACGCGGCATGGAACCTGCGCGGTGTCACCCTGCGGGTCGCGCCAGGGTCGACGACCGCGGTCGTCGGGGCCAGCGGCGCCGGCAAGACGACCATCACCTACATCGCCAGCGGCATCCACCGTCCCCAGCACGGCGCCATCCGGCTTGGCGGCGTGGCCCTGGACGAGATCCCGTCATCCGAACTGCATTCGCTGATCGGGGTCGTTCCCCAGGATCCGCACCTGTTTCACGACACCATCGCGGCGAACCTGCGCTACGGACGGCTCGACGCCACCGACGACGAACTGCGCGAGGCGCTCGACGCGGCCAATCTCTCGGCGCTGCTCGACCGGCTGCCGGACGGGCTGCGCACCCGTGTCGGCGCCCGCGGCTACCGGCTCTCCGGCGGCGAGCGCCAGCGGCTCGCCATCGCCCGTGTCCTGCTGCAGTCGCCCCGGGTGCTGATCCTCGACGAGGCCACCTCGGCGCTGGACACCGTCTCCGAGGCGGCCGTCCGTGCCGCGCTCGACCGGCTCGCGGTCGGCCGGACCTGCCTGGTCATCGCGCACCGGCTCTCCACCGTGATCGACGCCGACCGCATCTACGTCATGGACCACGGCCGGGTGGTCGAGGACGGCACCCACGGTGAGTTGCTCGCCGACGGTGGCGCCTACGCCCGCCTGTACCGCCCGGTCGCGGCGGGTTGAGCCCGTCCGCGGCTCAACCCGCCGTCTCATGTGCGGGATCCCGCCGGACGGGCACGCACGTGCAGGCGTTCCCCCTGCGGGCCGAACAGGCTGATGGCCTCAACCGGCTCCGGGCCCGGATTGCTGAACGCGTGCGGGACGTGTGTGTCGAACTCGGCGACCTCGCCTGCGGTCAGGATGACTTCCCGGTCGCCCAGAAGCAGGTGCAGCCGGCCGGACAACACGTAGATCCATTCGTAGCCCTCGTGCGTCTGCGGTTCCCTCGCACAGGTCGGCCAGCCGGGCGGAAAGATCATTTTGAATGACCGCAGCCCGCCTGGACGCCTCGTCAGCGGTACGACGGTCATTCCGTTGCGCTCGACCGGCCGCGGGAGCACCCGTGGGTCGCCCGTCGGCGGCGTGCCGACGAGCTCGTCGAGCGGAACCTGGTAGGCCTTCGCGAGAGGGAGCAGCAGCTCCAGAGTCAGCCGGCGCTGCCCGGACTCCAACCGCGACAGCGTGCTGACCGAGATCCCGGTGGCGCGGGAGAGCGCGGGAAGAGTAGTCCCGTTCTGCTTGCGCAGCGCGCGCAGCCGCGGCCCCACCGCGGCCAGCACAGCCTCAACGCCCTGTTCGGCTCCCACAACCACCCCACCACTCTCGCCCTGAATCTGCCGTCCTGGCGCGGTAGCCGTCGGTGGCCGCCGCCAGGGACGCCGGGGCATGCCCAGCGACTGACCGTCTTCAACGGAGTGCTTCGGCCAACCTGGTCATCCCTTCCGCGATCTCCGCCGGGCTGTGCGTGGTGAAGGACAAGCGCAGCGTCGCGACATCCGCCGGCCCGGCGTAGAACGGCGCTCCGGGAACGTAGGCCACCTGGCTCCTGACCGCAGCCGGGAGCAGGGCCCCGGCGTCATAGCCATCGGGCAGCCTGGCCCAGACGAACATCCCGCCCTCCGGTCGGTTCCACGTACTGCCCGCCGGCAGTGCTCGGGGAAGCCCGGCCAGGAGGGCGTCACGCCTCGGTCGATAGGCGGCGCAGACTTTGGCGATATGCGTGTCCAGGTCACTGTCAGTCAGATATCGGGCGGCAGCCGCCTGGTCGATCGTCGAGGTGTGCAGGTCCGCGGCCTGCTTGGCGATTACGCAAGCGCGGCGTAGTGCTTCCGGCGCCCGCAGCCATCCGAGACGCATCCCCGGGGCCATCGTTTTCGAGAAGCTCCCCAGCAGGATCGTGCGGTCCGCCGCGTCCTCGATCGACGCGATCCATGGCACGGGGGCGCCCTCGAACCGCAGCTCACCGTACGGGTCGTCCTCGACGATCCAGAAGCCGCTCTCGGCCGAGATCCGTGCGATCGCGGACCGGCGTTCCGCGGGCACCGTCCGGCCGGTTGGATTCTGGAAGTTCGGGACGAGATAGATCAGCTTCGGCCTCTCGCGGGCCGCGACCTCCGCGAGCGCGTCGGGGACGATGCCGTGCTCGTCGGTGGTGACCGGGCAGACCCGTGCACCGGCGTAACCGAACGACTGCAGCACCGCCAGGTAGGTCGGATCCTCCACAATGACGGCGTCGCCAGGTTCGAGGAGCGCGGTGACAAGGAGGGTCAGCGCCTGCTGTGAACCTGTCGTGATCAGAAGGTCGTCGGCGTGAGTGGGCAGGCCCCGCCCGGCCAGCCGTGCGGCGATCGTCTCGCGTAGCAACGGACTGCCCTCCGTCGACGAGTACTGCAACACCCGTCGCGGATCCTCGCTCAGCACCCGGTCGTAGGCGGCCCGGATGCCCTCCCCGTCGAAGAGCTCGGGCGCAGGCAGGCCACCGGCGAAGGAGATCACTTCCGGTCGTTCCGTCAACGCGAGAATCTCACGCACCGGAGAGGTCTGGACGGATCCGACTCGGCTCGCGAGCTCCGGCGGTGCGGTTGTGTTCCTCACGTTCGCTGACTCCCTCGATTCCTCCGTGGCCCGGTTCTCTCCGGCGCAGGTTCCACCCTCATCCTGCCTGACGCCAAGCAGGATGGCCTACGCTGGGCCAGACCGGCCCTTGTTCGAGAGGCACCCGTCAGCCAGGATCTTTTTCTGCCCTGGTTGAGATATCGGTTTCAAGATAGGTGTGTGGCTTGGTGGTGCTGGTTCGCCCGAGAGGGCTGAACCACATGAAGGTCCCTTCATGCGGTTGTGTGATTCTCCAGTGGCCGAGGTGTTTCATCCGATGGTGTCGAGGGCACAGGGGGCCGAGGTTTTTGGTCAGGGTTGGCCCGCCCTGGGAGAAGGGAACGGTGTGGTCGGTCTCCGTGCGTCGTGATGGTCGGGTGCAGCCGGTGAATACACAGGTTTGGTTGCGGGCACGGACGTGGCGGATCTGCGCGGGGCTGGGCAGACGCCGGTCGGCGACCTCGATCAGGTGTCCCTGCGGGTCGGTAAGGATTCGCCGCCAGGTTGAGCCGGGCCGATCGGCGATCTCCCTGGCGATGCGTGCGGGGATCGGGCCGTGCCCCGGAATCTCGCCGGGGTCGTTGGACAGGCCCATCAGGGTTGTGACGGGTACGACTACTTGAATATCGCACGGCGTCGGCGTGGCGTGGCTGACGCGGCCGGTGAGCAGGTCGACCAGTACGTCGGCGCGAATCTGGTCGTCGGTTCGGTCGTCACCCTCGGGTCGGTTGTCGCCGAGAGAGCGGGCAGTCTGGTTGATCCGCTGGTAGCAGGCCTCGGCGTCTTCCGCGGGAAGGACGGCTGCGAGCGTGCTGGTTCCGTCGTCGTCAGGGCTGATCCGTACCCGTCGGTCTTTCCTGCGAGTCTGCGCTCGGTCTGCCGACCCTTCGGGGTCGATTCTGGTGACGGTGCGTTTGCAGACGTCGGCGAAGGCACGCCGATTCGTTCTCGCTCCGCCGGCGAGCACCTGTGTCTCGACCGTGGCTGCGGTGCGGTCGTCGAGTGGGTGTACCGCCTTCTCCAGGGACCGTAGCCGTTGGAGATCGAGGACTCCTGCCCGGAGGGCGTGGACCGCGTTGGGGAGGCGCCGGGTGACGGTGCGGGCGAACGCCAGTTGGGCAGACGCTGACTGAGGTGAGATCGCCATCGCGGCGGCTATTTCCTCGGGCGCGAACGCGTCGGCACCGGGTGGGTGTTCGGTGTCGGGTGAGAGCCGGAGGGCGGCGAACTGGGCCAGCAGGGTCAGTAGGTCCGCGTGGCCGGCGGCGATCGTGTGGACGACCCGGGAGATCTCTCCGAACAGCTCACTTGCCTTCGTGTCGCATGCTTCCCGGGTGAGGCGCGCACCGTGCGTCACCGACGAGGTTTGTCCTGTGTCGGAGGAGTGTGGAGTCGGGCTTCCAACCGGGGTGGGAGTCGCGTTTCCTGGTGCGGGTTGGTTGTCTGGGCTGGTCGAGGTAGTGGCTGTGGTCGTGGTGTCGGGTGTGTGGGCGATGGCGCGTTGCCTGCGTGGTGACGGGTCACGTCTCTTGCCGGGAGGAGAGGTCATGGTGTCACCGCCTGCCTGTTACTCCGTCAAGTTTCGAACGTGTGTTCGATGATAGGGCGGGTGTGGCGGGTCGAGCAAGTGGCTGGCGGAAGAGACCACATCGGTGCACGTAATCCTCCGTATCAATGAGGAGATCCTGGATGGTGGCAATGGTGTTTTCGGTGATTTTCTCCTGGCGTTGACCACGTGGCCGACCGTGCTACTGTCGAGGTGTTTCGTCTGCCGGGCGCCGAAACATCTGCACATTGAGTTGAAAATAGTGAGTGACCTCAGGGTGCCGGGAGGATGACCACTACTGATTCACTGGTGGATGACGGGGTCTCGTGCGCATCGTTCGAGTGCGTGAGTCGCACCACGTCTGAAATATTCTCGTGCCTGTCGAGAAGGTGCCAGCCTTCGTGGCGAGACTGGACCATGGCGCGGGGGCATGGCTGATCGTGGAGGTCGACGGTGTCGTGGCCGGTGATAGTGGATCAGGCAGGGTCGGAGGGTTGAGTCGGGACTCCACTCGGATGTAGAAGGTTTGTCTCGCCAACAGTTCGGTGAATTCGTGTAGCCCGCTACAAAAAACTGTTCCCCGGATTCCAGGGCGCCTCGTCTTCATGGTCGGCCCAACGGAAGGCGAAGTCGATGAAATGAGCGACGGCTGGGCGGCTCGGGGGTGGTCCATGGCGGCGCGGTTTCGCGGTGGCCTCAATGGTAGGTCGGCCGGGATGGTGGGCGCCGAAGTGGCCTCGGAGGCAGCCTGCAGGATTCGGTTCGGGTGTGTCGTCACGGTCCTTTCGCGCCGAGGTTCGTCGGTCGAAGCCGCCCTCCTGTCCGGGGCATCGAAGGCAAGGGCCAATGGCAAGGCCAGATGTTGCTGCCGCGACCCTGGTGGCGGTTTTGTCTGCGAACTGTGTACTGGATCGCCGGATTTCCCTCGGTCACCCTGGCTGTCGCCTCGGTCGAGGTAGGCGGTGTCGGTGTCGGAGCCGTGGTCTTGTCGGTGGCGAGGTGCGAACTCTTGGAGCGCGTCAGGGTTGTCTGGCTTTCGACCAGCTCCAGGCGACTGTGCAGTTGGTCTGCCGTGGCCTACACTGACCCAATGGGTGAGACTGCTATCTCATATGGTGAGATGATTTGGGATCCAGAGACGTACGACATGCAGCGTCGCCGGTTGGTGCCGTTCTTCGATCTGCTCTACGGGGCGGTTGGAGATCTGGTGGCCGAGTTGGGTGTGGCGCATCCGGCGGTGCTGGACCTGGGCGCGGGAACCGGCCTGCTGTCCGCGGCGGTGATCGGGGTTGTACCCGGTGCCAGGCTGCATCTGATGGATGGGTCTGGCCCGATGGTCGACCGTGCGGTGTCCCGGCTCCGGGAGCACGTGGTCGGCGTGACGGTCGCCGACCTCACCGATCCGCTGCCTGAGGGTCCCTTCGACGCGGTTGTCTCGGCACTGGCGATCCACCATCTCGACGACGAGGCCAAGCGGAGCCTGTTCCAAGGCATCCGTTCGGTACTTGCTCCCGGTGGTCTGTTTGTGAATCTGGAACAGATCATTGGACCCGATGAGGGGACTACCGAGAGGTACGAGCGGATGCACGAGCGGTGGGCCCGTGCTGCAGGTTCAGGCGACGAGGAATGGGCGGGGGCGCTCGCGCGCATGGCTCACGACCGGTGCGCTCCACTCGACGACCAGCTCGGGTGGCTGCGGCAGGCGGGCTTCGGCTCCGTCGACTGCGCGGTCAAGGCCTGGCGGTTCGCCGTGTACTCGGGGCGAGCCAGGTAGTCCACTGGCTGTGGCCGTCGGCACCGGCACCGGCGGCCACAGCCAGTGGTGGAGCCGTGGTCGTCGCCGAGCCCGGCGCTGGCCATGGCCGCGGCCCTGGGCGAATCCGGATCGGGTCCCGGGCGTGCTCGTGGTGGATTGGCCGAGGCCAGCTGTGCCGGCGGACCGCGCAGGATCGGACCCGCCCGTCGAACGGGGCCCGACAGGGGCGCTTAATGAGATCCGGCACTTGTCTCCGGGGCACCGTAGGGCAGCTGTGCTGAGCAGTCGATGGGTGATCGATCCAGGGTGGTCACGGTGGGAATCGGGTTCGGTTCTCGCTGTGCCCGTAAGGGCGATCCGCGGTCCTCGCCGGAATGTTGGCGGGGGAATTCCCTGGAACGCCGGGCAAAGTTCTACAGCCTTGTAGAGGTAATTTCCCCTAACGTAAGGGTCCTGTTGCGTCAATCGTGATCGTCGACAGTGGCCGTATTAGGTGGTTGCGGCGGGTGGACTGCTGGTAGGTGGAGCGTCGGTACTACTATGAGCCGCCCGGAGTTACCTGGCCTGTCGGTCGCCTGGAGTTGTGCATGCGGATCGCTTTCCTGTGCGAGCAGTACCCACCGATCATCTGGGATGGCGCTGGCGTCTACACGCACGACATCGCTCACGCACTGGTTCGGCGCGGCCACGAGGTTCATGTGCTGTGCACCCAGGGCCGTCGTATCCGCGACGATGTGTTCGATGGCGTTCACGTTCACCGCCGTCCGCTGTTGCGCGCACCTGTCACCCGATACCTGGGGCCGGCCGCGAAGCTGGTCAACGGCCGGGATCATCCGCGTGACTCCTTGTCGCTGCGGGCCTCGCTGGCGGTGTCGTACGGCTTCTGGCTCCGTCAGAGCGGGATCAACCCGGATGTCATCGAGACACAGGACGGCGAGACACGAGGCCTGTTCACGGCGCTCGGCCGGCGTACGCCGCTGGTGATCCACCTGCACACCCCGACGATGATGGACGTCCGCCTGCGCGATCCCGACCTGAGCCGCAAGGGGGAGCTGGCCGACCGCATCGACCGTTTCTCGGCGCTGCGCGCGGACGCGCGGACCTCGCCGTCCCAGCTGCTCGTCGACACGCTGCACGAGCTCGACTGGCTGCGGCCGGACACCGACGTCGACGTCATTCCGTACCCCTTCGACAACACGCCCTTCACCAGCGTCCCCACGGCCGAGCACACCGGTCCGAACCTGGTCGTGGTCGGCCGACTGGAGTGGCGTAAGGGGCTGGACGTGCTCGTCGAGGCCGCGTCCCGGCTGCTGACGAGGGGAGTCGAGACCAAGCTGATCTTCGTTGGGCAGTCGTCCGGCCGGATCGAAGGCGTCGAGACCGGGACATGGCTCGAGCGGAAGGCCGCGGAGCTGGGTGTTCCGGTCCGGTTCGAGGGTCATGTCTCCCGTACGGAGCTTCCGGCGCTCTACGGGGAGGGTCGGGCGGTCGTCGTGCCTAGCCGGTTCGAGAGCTTCTCCATCGCGGGCCTGGAGGGGATGGCCGCGGCTCGTCCGGTGGTCGCCACCGCCACGACCGGCGTCGCGACCTGGGTCGATCGCTGGAAGGGCGGCACCGTCGTGCCGCCGGAAGACCCGGACGCGATGGCGGACGCCCTCGAGCCGTTCCTGACCGACCAGGACCACGCGGCCACCGTCGGCCTGCGTGGCCGGGTGGGCACCGCGGAGTTGGATCCGGCTCGGATCGCCGAGCGCCGCGAGGAGGTCTACCTCAAGGCGATCGCGCGCCACGAGATCCGCCGGCCCTAGCGGCAGCGGGATAGGCCACCGCCCACATCGGTGGTGGATGTTCTTTCGTCGGTATTCGTTGAGCTGCCAGTGCTGGGGGTTTTCGGCTATGCGTGTCGTCGTCGCGGGAGGCGCGGGTTTCCTGGGCAGCCATCTGTGTGATCGGCTGCTCCTGGATGGCGAGGAGGTTGTGTGCATCGACAACTTTCTCACCGGGCGGAAGAGCAATGTCGAGCATCTCCTCGACCGGCCAGGATTCGAGCTCCTCGAACAGGACGTCGCCGAGCGGGTCGAGGTGGCCGGGGCGGTCGACGCCGTCCTGGAGTTCGCGTCACCGGCGTCGCCTCTCGACTACGCGCGGTATCCGATCGAGACCTTGAAGGCGGGCGCGCACGGCACGCTCAACACGCTCGACCTCGCGCGGGCGAAGGGCGCCCGCTTCCTGCTGGCGTCCACCTCCGAGGTCTACGGGGATCCGCTGGTGCACCCCCAGGAGGAGTCGTACTGGGGGCACGTCAACCCGATCGGCCCGCGCAGCATGTACGACGAGGCCAAGCGTTTCGCCGAGGCGCTGACCACCGCCTACCGGAATCGGCACGGACTCGACACGGCGATCATCCGGATCTTCAACACCTACGGGCCGCGGATGCGCACCGACGACGGCCGCGCGATCCCCGCGTTCGTCTCCCAGGCGCTGCGCGGCGAGCCGGTGACCGTTGCCGGTGACGGGATGCAGACCCGCTCGGTCTGCTACGTGGATGATCTCGTCGAGGGCATCGTGCGGATGCTGCGCAGCGGCCTGCCCGGCCCGGTGAACCTCGGCAACCCGCATGAGATGACGATCATCGACACGGCGCGTCTGGTGATGGAGCTGATCGGCTCAGACGCGCCGATCACGTTCGTGCCGCGTCCCGGCGACGACCCGATGGTCCGCCGGCCGGACATCACCCTTGCCCGGCAGCAGCTCGGCTGGGAGCCGGTCGTCGACGTGCGTGACGGGCTGGTCCGGACCATCGAGTGGTTCGCGAGCGAGCTCGCCACCGAGTCGGCGGGCCGGGCCAGCGCGTAGCCCGGCCAGCGCGTAGCCCGGGCCAGACCAGTGCGAAGCCAGGTCTGACCCGGGCCAGGCGGTCAGACCTCGGGGAGCACCTCGGCGGAGAGCAGCGCAACGTGGTCGAGGTCGTCCAGATCGAGGACCTGCAGGTACACCCGGCTCGCCCCGGCGCCGTCCGGGCCGTAGGCGGCGAGCTTCTCGACCACCTCGGCCGGGGTGCCGGCGAGACCGTTCTCGCGCAGCTCGTCGAGGTCACGCCCGATCCGTTCGGCGCGGTGCTTGAGCTCGGCGTCGTCCCGGCCGCAGCACACCACGAGCGCCGTCGAGTAGACGAGATCGTCCGGGTCCCGGTCGATCGCGGCGGCGGCCTTGCGGACCAGCTCGAACTGCGCCGCCACCTGGTCCGGTGGGGAGAACGCGAGGTTGAACTCCGCGGCGTGGCGGGCGGCGAGCGCCGGCGTGCGCCGCGGCCCGTGACCCCCGACGATGATCGGCGGATGCGGGCGCTGGACGGGCTTGGGTAGCGCCGGGCTGTCGGTCAGGGTGTAGTGCGTGCCCTGGTGGGAGAACGTCTCGCCCTCCGGGGTACGCCACAGCCCCTCGATGATCGCGAGCTGTTCGGCGAGCCGCTCGAACCGTTCGCCGACCGGCGGGAACGGGATCCCGTAGGCGGAGTGCTCCGCGGTGAACCAGCCTGCGCCGAGACCCAGCTCGACTCGCCCGCCGCTCATCTCGTCGACCTGGGCGACGGCGATGGCGAGCGGCCCGGGCAGCCGGAAGGTCGCGCTCGTCACCAGGGTGCCAAGGCGGATCGTGGACGTCTCGCGGGCGATGCCGGCCAGCGTGACCCAGGAGTCGGTCGGGCCCGGCAGCGGGCTGCCCGCCCCCATCCGCAGGTAGTGGTCGGAGCGGAAGAAGGCGTCGAATCCGCCTTCCTCGGCAGCTTTGGCCATTGCTAGCTGGCGTGCGTAGGAGGCGCCCTGCTGGGGCTCGACGAATATCCGCAGATCCATGCCCGCAAGCCTGGCAAACCCCGGCGACCCCGTCGACCGCGGCTCCGCTGGACGTTTCAGCGGGGGTGTACGGCGCCCGCCCGTCCGCCCCTCCCGGTGAGCAGGGCCGGCCCGGGGAGCCCGGCCGGCCGGGCGAACACGTCCACCGGCTCGTCTGGCTCATCTCCCCTGTCTTCCCTGTCCTCCGCGTCGCCGGTGGGGGAGCCCGCCGCGCTCGTGCGGGTCATCCGGG harbors:
- a CDS encoding ABC transporter ATP-binding protein; its protein translation is MPGPRPPGGPVDVPSTRVTRLHARVVAKLTGVDESARSLRFFADQGRVITALVGLSVIGSVAVAAGPFLLRHLIDDSLPTGQVGDLVVPVLLLCVLLVFESAVLATRMALIARLGAVITVRTRQAINAHLQRLPFGFFPRSQQGEVMTVMSTDVITAQYAVSAVVQAVICRVADIAVGTAVVFVLDWRLSLAVMVFAPATLLIMKSGRRRLAGISHRQRELDGQLMAQVADTSSVSGALHVRLFDRADHECDRFDAAAAELLDASREQAQLTSRVRLVVNLGIVMTMTVVVTLGAWLVSTGHTSLGTVAALGGALLVSFGPLASAVELRSELSSAGASFRRIFALLDLPADTAGPAVIADSPRVPAASAPDLTLDDIWFSYDIATTTLDGDDAAWNLRGVTLRVAPGSTTAVVGASGAGKTTITYIASGIHRPQHGAIRLGGVALDEIPSSELHSLIGVVPQDPHLFHDTIAANLRYGRLDATDDELREALDAANLSALLDRLPDGLRTRVGARGYRLSGGERQRLAIARVLLQSPRVLILDEATSALDTVSEAAVRAALDRLAVGRTCLVIAHRLSTVIDADRIYVMDHGRVVEDGTHGELLADGGAYARLYRPVAAG
- a CDS encoding helix-turn-helix domain-containing protein, yielding MVVGAEQGVEAVLAAVGPRLRALRKQNGTTLPALSRATGISVSTLSRLESGQRRLTLELLLPLAKAYQVPLDELVGTPPTGDPRVLPRPVERNGMTVVPLTRRPGGLRSFKMIFPPGWPTCAREPQTHEGYEWIYVLSGRLHLLLGDREVILTAGEVAEFDTHVPHAFSNPGPEPVEAISLFGPQGERLHVRARPAGSRT
- a CDS encoding aminotransferase-like domain-containing protein; translated protein: MRNTTAPPELASRVGSVQTSPVREILALTERPEVISFAGGLPAPELFDGEGIRAAYDRVLSEDPRRVLQYSSTEGSPLLRETIAARLAGRGLPTHADDLLITTGSQQALTLLVTALLEPGDAVIVEDPTYLAVLQSFGYAGARVCPVTTDEHGIVPDALAEVAARERPKLIYLVPNFQNPTGRTVPAERRSAIARISAESGFWIVEDDPYGELRFEGAPVPWIASIEDAADRTILLGSFSKTMAPGMRLGWLRAPEALRRACVIAKQAADLHTSTIDQAAAARYLTDSDLDTHIAKVCAAYRPRRDALLAGLPRALPAGSTWNRPEGGMFVWARLPDGYDAGALLPAAVRSQVAYVPGAPFYAGPADVATLRLSFTTHSPAEIAEGMTRLAEALR
- a CDS encoding HNH endonuclease signature motif containing protein, whose translation is MTHGARLTREACDTKASELFGEISRVVHTIAAGHADLLTLLAQFAALRLSPDTEHPPGADAFAPEEIAAAMAISPQSASAQLAFARTVTRRLPNAVHALRAGVLDLQRLRSLEKAVHPLDDRTAATVETQVLAGGARTNRRAFADVCKRTVTRIDPEGSADRAQTRRKDRRVRISPDDDGTSTLAAVLPAEDAEACYQRINQTARSLGDNRPEGDDRTDDQIRADVLVDLLTGRVSHATPTPCDIQVVVPVTTLMGLSNDPGEIPGHGPIPARIAREIADRPGSTWRRILTDPQGHLIEVADRRLPSPAQIRHVRARNQTCVFTGCTRPSRRTETDHTVPFSQGGPTLTKNLGPLCPRHHRMKHLGHWRITQPHEGTFMWFSPLGRTSTTKPHTYLETDISTRAEKDPG
- a CDS encoding class I SAM-dependent methyltransferase — protein: MPFFDLLYGAVGDLVAELGVAHPAVLDLGAGTGLLSAAVIGVVPGARLHLMDGSGPMVDRAVSRLREHVVGVTVADLTDPLPEGPFDAVVSALAIHHLDDEAKRSLFQGIRSVLAPGGLFVNLEQIIGPDEGTTERYERMHERWARAAGSGDEEWAGALARMAHDRCAPLDDQLGWLRQAGFGSVDCAVKAWRFAVYSGRAR
- a CDS encoding glycosyltransferase family 4 protein; this encodes MRIAFLCEQYPPIIWDGAGVYTHDIAHALVRRGHEVHVLCTQGRRIRDDVFDGVHVHRRPLLRAPVTRYLGPAAKLVNGRDHPRDSLSLRASLAVSYGFWLRQSGINPDVIETQDGETRGLFTALGRRTPLVIHLHTPTMMDVRLRDPDLSRKGELADRIDRFSALRADARTSPSQLLVDTLHELDWLRPDTDVDVIPYPFDNTPFTSVPTAEHTGPNLVVVGRLEWRKGLDVLVEAASRLLTRGVETKLIFVGQSSGRIEGVETGTWLERKAAELGVPVRFEGHVSRTELPALYGEGRAVVVPSRFESFSIAGLEGMAAARPVVATATTGVATWVDRWKGGTVVPPEDPDAMADALEPFLTDQDHAATVGLRGRVGTAELDPARIAERREEVYLKAIARHEIRRP
- a CDS encoding UDP-glucuronic acid decarboxylase family protein translates to MRVVVAGGAGFLGSHLCDRLLLDGEEVVCIDNFLTGRKSNVEHLLDRPGFELLEQDVAERVEVAGAVDAVLEFASPASPLDYARYPIETLKAGAHGTLNTLDLARAKGARFLLASTSEVYGDPLVHPQEESYWGHVNPIGPRSMYDEAKRFAEALTTAYRNRHGLDTAIIRIFNTYGPRMRTDDGRAIPAFVSQALRGEPVTVAGDGMQTRSVCYVDDLVEGIVRMLRSGLPGPVNLGNPHEMTIIDTARLVMELIGSDAPITFVPRPGDDPMVRRPDITLARQQLGWEPVVDVRDGLVRTIEWFASELATESAGRASA
- a CDS encoding LLM class F420-dependent oxidoreductase, giving the protein MDLRIFVEPQQGASYARQLAMAKAAEEGGFDAFFRSDHYLRMGAGSPLPGPTDSWVTLAGIARETSTIRLGTLVTSATFRLPGPLAIAVAQVDEMSGGRVELGLGAGWFTAEHSAYGIPFPPVGERFERLAEQLAIIEGLWRTPEGETFSHQGTHYTLTDSPALPKPVQRPHPPIIVGGHGPRRTPALAARHAAEFNLAFSPPDQVAAQFELVRKAAAAIDRDPDDLVYSTALVVCCGRDDAELKHRAERIGRDLDELRENGLAGTPAEVVEKLAAYGPDGAGASRVYLQVLDLDDLDHVALLSAEVLPEV